The Amphiprion ocellaris isolate individual 3 ecotype Okinawa chromosome 6, ASM2253959v1, whole genome shotgun sequence genome contains a region encoding:
- the frmd3 gene encoding FERM domain-containing protein 3 isoform X1, which yields MKMLRFRSPSIRSLDQEILCTIRLLDDSEISCSIQRDTKGQFLLDHVCNHYNLLEKDYFGIRYVDPEKQRHWLEPNKPVVRQMKSAQQPYTMCFRVKFYPHEPMKIKEELTRYLLYLQLKRDIYHGRLLCPFAEAAYLGACIIQAELGDYDPEEHPSDYIRDFKLFPKQSLKLERKIMEIHKNELRGQCAALAELNMLQRAHSLETYGVDPHPCKDFTGSTAFLGFTATGFVVFQGNKRIHLLKWADVSKLKFEGKTFYVIGIQKEISLTGRIHCNRMKKLVLTFHTSTPAACKHLWKCGVENQAFYKCAKSSQIKTVSSSNIFFKGSRFRYSGRVAKEVIEASSKILREPPEVRRAQFGQSRSYNSLSHKNLIMNMEPLVPALPSTNEYEETAADSGVVAVKDSVPLSPLKPSAAPTDAEQQSPDGGNSALGVDLQPPRVSMETSNLRPQTPKPEDRLEEDDESSGPLTISELTYSPCASMLPTPVDDGQGGVDLLFSSPVQSPARLLRELHADPDIQAQLEAERERDRAYERTRQAARSRMSGVLTSSLRLLSSNERVNACVLSMARFIAVVMGVLLVTVPMLLLLLESDIDVSFLHEIRQTPEFEQFHYEYYCPLRRWILCKISMAMENIWSD from the exons AGAGACACCAAAGGCCAGTTCCTGCTGGACCATGTGTGTAACCACTACAACCTGCTGGAAAAAGACTACTTTGGGATTCGATATGTGGATCCTGAGAAACAAAGG caCTGGCTGGAGCCCAATAAGCCTGTGGTGAGGCAGATGAAGT cagctcagcagccaTACACTATGTGCTTCCGGGTCAAATTTTATCCCCATGAGCCGATGAAAATCAAGGAGGAGCTCACCAG GTATCTCCTGTACCTCCAGTTGAAAAGAGATATCTACCACGGTCGTCTCCTCTGTCCTTTCGCTGAAGCTGCATATCTGGGAGCCTGCATCATACAGG CTGAGCTTGGGGATTACGACCCAGAGGAGCACCCGTCAGACTACATCAGGGACTTTAAACTATTCCCTAAACAGTCCCTCAAACTGGAGAGAAAGATTATGGAAATTCACAAGAATGAGCTCAG GGGCCAGTGTGCTGCTTTAGCAGAGCTGAATATGCTCCAAAGGGCTCACAGCCTTGAAACGTATGGCGTCGATCCTCACCCATGCAAG gacTTCACAGGCTCCACTGCCTTTCTTGGGTTCACAGCCACAGGGTTTGTGGTCTTCCAGGGAAACAAGAGGATCCACCTCCTCAAATG GGCTGATGTCAGCAAACTGAAGTTCGAAGGGAAAACCTTTTACGTTATCGGGATTCAAAAAGAG ATCTCCTTAACAGGCAGGATTCACTGTAACAGGATG AAGAAACTGGTGTTGACATTTCACACCTCAACCCCTGCAGCGTGTAAACACTTATGGAAGTGTGGAGTGGAGAACCAGGCCTTTTACAA GTGTGCGAAATCCAGTCAGATAAAGACAGTTTCTAGCAGTAACATCTTCTTCAAAGGCAGCAGGTTCAGATACAG TGGAAGAGTAGCCAAGGAGGTGATAGAAGCCAGCTCCAAAATTCTGAGAGAGCCACCAGAAGTGCGAAG AGCCCAGTTTGGTCAGAGTCGAAGTTATAACTCTCTGAGCCATAAGAATCTCATCATGAACATGGAGCCTCTGGTACCTGCGCTGCCCTCCACCAACGAGTACGAGGAGACGGCGGCGGACAGCG GTGTTGTTGCGGTGAAGGACTCTGTCCCGTTGTCTCCTCTCAAACCTTCAGCTGCACCTACAGATGCAGAGCAACAAAGTCCTGATGGAGGAAACTCTGCTCTGGGCGTCGACCTGCAGCCTCCCCGTGTTTCCATGGAAACCTCAAATCTGCGACCTCAAACACCCAAACCTGAAGACAGATTGGAGGAAGATGACGAGAGCAGTGGCCCACTCACTATTTCTGAGCTCACCTACAG CCCCTGTGCCAGCATGCTTCCCACCCCGGTAGATGACGGTCAGGGAGGGGTCGACTTGCTCTTCTCCTCTCCAGTTCAGAGCCCCGCCAGGCTGCTGAGGGAGCTCCACGCTGACCCCGACATCCAGGCCCAGCTGGAGGCTGAGAGGGAGCGAGACCGGGCCTACGAACGCACCCGCCAGGCTGCAAGAAGTCGAATGAGTGGAGTCCTGACCAGCAGCCTGCGCCTGCTGTCGTCCAATGAGAGAGTCAACGCCTGCGTGCTGAGCATGGCCCGCTTCATTGCTGTGGTGATGGGCGTCCTGCTGGTCACTGTgccgatgctgctgctgctactcgAGTCAGACATCGACGTGTCATTCCTCCACGAGATCCGCCAGACGCCAGAGTTTGAGCAGTTTCACTACGAGTATTACTGCCCGCTGCGGCGCTGGATCCTGTGTAAGATCAGCATGGCCATGGAGAACATCTGGTCTGACTGA
- the frmd3 gene encoding FERM domain-containing protein 3 isoform X4, whose protein sequence is MKMLRFRSPSIRSLDQEILCTIRLLDDSEISCSIQRDTKGQFLLDHVCNHYNLLEKDYFGIRYVDPEKQRHWLEPNKPVVRQMKSQQPYTMCFRVKFYPHEPMKIKEELTRYLLYLQLKRDIYHGRLLCPFAEAAYLGACIIQAELGDYDPEEHPSDYIRDFKLFPKQSLKLERKIMEIHKNELRGQCAALAELNMLQRAHSLETYGVDPHPCKDFTGSTAFLGFTATGFVVFQGNKRIHLLKWADVSKLKFEGKTFYVIGIQKEKKLVLTFHTSTPAACKHLWKCGVENQAFYKCAKSSQIKTVSSSNIFFKGSRFRYSGRVAKEVIEASSKILREPPEVRRAQFGQSRSYNSLSHKNLIMNMEPLVPALPSTNEYEETAADSGVVAVKDSVPLSPLKPSAAPTDAEQQSPDGGNSALGVDLQPPRVSMETSNLRPQTPKPEDRLEEDDESSGPLTISELTYSPCASMLPTPVDDGQGGVDLLFSSPVQSPARLLRELHADPDIQAQLEAERERDRAYERTRQAARSRMSGVLTSSLRLLSSNERVNACVLSMARFIAVVMGVLLVTVPMLLLLLESDIDVSFLHEIRQTPEFEQFHYEYYCPLRRWILCKISMAMENIWSD, encoded by the exons AGAGACACCAAAGGCCAGTTCCTGCTGGACCATGTGTGTAACCACTACAACCTGCTGGAAAAAGACTACTTTGGGATTCGATATGTGGATCCTGAGAAACAAAGG caCTGGCTGGAGCCCAATAAGCCTGTGGTGAGGCAGATGAAGT ctcagcagccaTACACTATGTGCTTCCGGGTCAAATTTTATCCCCATGAGCCGATGAAAATCAAGGAGGAGCTCACCAG GTATCTCCTGTACCTCCAGTTGAAAAGAGATATCTACCACGGTCGTCTCCTCTGTCCTTTCGCTGAAGCTGCATATCTGGGAGCCTGCATCATACAGG CTGAGCTTGGGGATTACGACCCAGAGGAGCACCCGTCAGACTACATCAGGGACTTTAAACTATTCCCTAAACAGTCCCTCAAACTGGAGAGAAAGATTATGGAAATTCACAAGAATGAGCTCAG GGGCCAGTGTGCTGCTTTAGCAGAGCTGAATATGCTCCAAAGGGCTCACAGCCTTGAAACGTATGGCGTCGATCCTCACCCATGCAAG gacTTCACAGGCTCCACTGCCTTTCTTGGGTTCACAGCCACAGGGTTTGTGGTCTTCCAGGGAAACAAGAGGATCCACCTCCTCAAATG GGCTGATGTCAGCAAACTGAAGTTCGAAGGGAAAACCTTTTACGTTATCGGGATTCAAAAAGAG AAGAAACTGGTGTTGACATTTCACACCTCAACCCCTGCAGCGTGTAAACACTTATGGAAGTGTGGAGTGGAGAACCAGGCCTTTTACAA GTGTGCGAAATCCAGTCAGATAAAGACAGTTTCTAGCAGTAACATCTTCTTCAAAGGCAGCAGGTTCAGATACAG TGGAAGAGTAGCCAAGGAGGTGATAGAAGCCAGCTCCAAAATTCTGAGAGAGCCACCAGAAGTGCGAAG AGCCCAGTTTGGTCAGAGTCGAAGTTATAACTCTCTGAGCCATAAGAATCTCATCATGAACATGGAGCCTCTGGTACCTGCGCTGCCCTCCACCAACGAGTACGAGGAGACGGCGGCGGACAGCG GTGTTGTTGCGGTGAAGGACTCTGTCCCGTTGTCTCCTCTCAAACCTTCAGCTGCACCTACAGATGCAGAGCAACAAAGTCCTGATGGAGGAAACTCTGCTCTGGGCGTCGACCTGCAGCCTCCCCGTGTTTCCATGGAAACCTCAAATCTGCGACCTCAAACACCCAAACCTGAAGACAGATTGGAGGAAGATGACGAGAGCAGTGGCCCACTCACTATTTCTGAGCTCACCTACAG CCCCTGTGCCAGCATGCTTCCCACCCCGGTAGATGACGGTCAGGGAGGGGTCGACTTGCTCTTCTCCTCTCCAGTTCAGAGCCCCGCCAGGCTGCTGAGGGAGCTCCACGCTGACCCCGACATCCAGGCCCAGCTGGAGGCTGAGAGGGAGCGAGACCGGGCCTACGAACGCACCCGCCAGGCTGCAAGAAGTCGAATGAGTGGAGTCCTGACCAGCAGCCTGCGCCTGCTGTCGTCCAATGAGAGAGTCAACGCCTGCGTGCTGAGCATGGCCCGCTTCATTGCTGTGGTGATGGGCGTCCTGCTGGTCACTGTgccgatgctgctgctgctactcgAGTCAGACATCGACGTGTCATTCCTCCACGAGATCCGCCAGACGCCAGAGTTTGAGCAGTTTCACTACGAGTATTACTGCCCGCTGCGGCGCTGGATCCTGTGTAAGATCAGCATGGCCATGGAGAACATCTGGTCTGACTGA
- the frmd3 gene encoding FERM domain-containing protein 3 isoform X2, translated as MKMLRFRSPSIRSLDQEILCTIRLLDDSEISCSIQRDTKGQFLLDHVCNHYNLLEKDYFGIRYVDPEKQRHWLEPNKPVVRQMKSQQPYTMCFRVKFYPHEPMKIKEELTRYLLYLQLKRDIYHGRLLCPFAEAAYLGACIIQAELGDYDPEEHPSDYIRDFKLFPKQSLKLERKIMEIHKNELRGQCAALAELNMLQRAHSLETYGVDPHPCKDFTGSTAFLGFTATGFVVFQGNKRIHLLKWADVSKLKFEGKTFYVIGIQKEISLTGRIHCNRMKKLVLTFHTSTPAACKHLWKCGVENQAFYKCAKSSQIKTVSSSNIFFKGSRFRYSGRVAKEVIEASSKILREPPEVRRAQFGQSRSYNSLSHKNLIMNMEPLVPALPSTNEYEETAADSGVVAVKDSVPLSPLKPSAAPTDAEQQSPDGGNSALGVDLQPPRVSMETSNLRPQTPKPEDRLEEDDESSGPLTISELTYSPCASMLPTPVDDGQGGVDLLFSSPVQSPARLLRELHADPDIQAQLEAERERDRAYERTRQAARSRMSGVLTSSLRLLSSNERVNACVLSMARFIAVVMGVLLVTVPMLLLLLESDIDVSFLHEIRQTPEFEQFHYEYYCPLRRWILCKISMAMENIWSD; from the exons AGAGACACCAAAGGCCAGTTCCTGCTGGACCATGTGTGTAACCACTACAACCTGCTGGAAAAAGACTACTTTGGGATTCGATATGTGGATCCTGAGAAACAAAGG caCTGGCTGGAGCCCAATAAGCCTGTGGTGAGGCAGATGAAGT ctcagcagccaTACACTATGTGCTTCCGGGTCAAATTTTATCCCCATGAGCCGATGAAAATCAAGGAGGAGCTCACCAG GTATCTCCTGTACCTCCAGTTGAAAAGAGATATCTACCACGGTCGTCTCCTCTGTCCTTTCGCTGAAGCTGCATATCTGGGAGCCTGCATCATACAGG CTGAGCTTGGGGATTACGACCCAGAGGAGCACCCGTCAGACTACATCAGGGACTTTAAACTATTCCCTAAACAGTCCCTCAAACTGGAGAGAAAGATTATGGAAATTCACAAGAATGAGCTCAG GGGCCAGTGTGCTGCTTTAGCAGAGCTGAATATGCTCCAAAGGGCTCACAGCCTTGAAACGTATGGCGTCGATCCTCACCCATGCAAG gacTTCACAGGCTCCACTGCCTTTCTTGGGTTCACAGCCACAGGGTTTGTGGTCTTCCAGGGAAACAAGAGGATCCACCTCCTCAAATG GGCTGATGTCAGCAAACTGAAGTTCGAAGGGAAAACCTTTTACGTTATCGGGATTCAAAAAGAG ATCTCCTTAACAGGCAGGATTCACTGTAACAGGATG AAGAAACTGGTGTTGACATTTCACACCTCAACCCCTGCAGCGTGTAAACACTTATGGAAGTGTGGAGTGGAGAACCAGGCCTTTTACAA GTGTGCGAAATCCAGTCAGATAAAGACAGTTTCTAGCAGTAACATCTTCTTCAAAGGCAGCAGGTTCAGATACAG TGGAAGAGTAGCCAAGGAGGTGATAGAAGCCAGCTCCAAAATTCTGAGAGAGCCACCAGAAGTGCGAAG AGCCCAGTTTGGTCAGAGTCGAAGTTATAACTCTCTGAGCCATAAGAATCTCATCATGAACATGGAGCCTCTGGTACCTGCGCTGCCCTCCACCAACGAGTACGAGGAGACGGCGGCGGACAGCG GTGTTGTTGCGGTGAAGGACTCTGTCCCGTTGTCTCCTCTCAAACCTTCAGCTGCACCTACAGATGCAGAGCAACAAAGTCCTGATGGAGGAAACTCTGCTCTGGGCGTCGACCTGCAGCCTCCCCGTGTTTCCATGGAAACCTCAAATCTGCGACCTCAAACACCCAAACCTGAAGACAGATTGGAGGAAGATGACGAGAGCAGTGGCCCACTCACTATTTCTGAGCTCACCTACAG CCCCTGTGCCAGCATGCTTCCCACCCCGGTAGATGACGGTCAGGGAGGGGTCGACTTGCTCTTCTCCTCTCCAGTTCAGAGCCCCGCCAGGCTGCTGAGGGAGCTCCACGCTGACCCCGACATCCAGGCCCAGCTGGAGGCTGAGAGGGAGCGAGACCGGGCCTACGAACGCACCCGCCAGGCTGCAAGAAGTCGAATGAGTGGAGTCCTGACCAGCAGCCTGCGCCTGCTGTCGTCCAATGAGAGAGTCAACGCCTGCGTGCTGAGCATGGCCCGCTTCATTGCTGTGGTGATGGGCGTCCTGCTGGTCACTGTgccgatgctgctgctgctactcgAGTCAGACATCGACGTGTCATTCCTCCACGAGATCCGCCAGACGCCAGAGTTTGAGCAGTTTCACTACGAGTATTACTGCCCGCTGCGGCGCTGGATCCTGTGTAAGATCAGCATGGCCATGGAGAACATCTGGTCTGACTGA
- the frmd3 gene encoding FERM domain-containing protein 3 isoform X5: protein MKSAQQPYTMCFRVKFYPHEPMKIKEELTRYLLYLQLKRDIYHGRLLCPFAEAAYLGACIIQAELGDYDPEEHPSDYIRDFKLFPKQSLKLERKIMEIHKNELRGQCAALAELNMLQRAHSLETYGVDPHPCKDFTGSTAFLGFTATGFVVFQGNKRIHLLKWADVSKLKFEGKTFYVIGIQKEISLTGRIHCNRMKKLVLTFHTSTPAACKHLWKCGVENQAFYKCAKSSQIKTVSSSNIFFKGSRFRYSGRVAKEVIEASSKILREPPEVRRAQFGQSRSYNSLSHKNLIMNMEPLVPALPSTNEYEETAADSGVVAVKDSVPLSPLKPSAAPTDAEQQSPDGGNSALGVDLQPPRVSMETSNLRPQTPKPEDRLEEDDESSGPLTISELTYSPCASMLPTPVDDGQGGVDLLFSSPVQSPARLLRELHADPDIQAQLEAERERDRAYERTRQAARSRMSGVLTSSLRLLSSNERVNACVLSMARFIAVVMGVLLVTVPMLLLLLESDIDVSFLHEIRQTPEFEQFHYEYYCPLRRWILCKISMAMENIWSD, encoded by the exons ATGAAGT cagctcagcagccaTACACTATGTGCTTCCGGGTCAAATTTTATCCCCATGAGCCGATGAAAATCAAGGAGGAGCTCACCAG GTATCTCCTGTACCTCCAGTTGAAAAGAGATATCTACCACGGTCGTCTCCTCTGTCCTTTCGCTGAAGCTGCATATCTGGGAGCCTGCATCATACAGG CTGAGCTTGGGGATTACGACCCAGAGGAGCACCCGTCAGACTACATCAGGGACTTTAAACTATTCCCTAAACAGTCCCTCAAACTGGAGAGAAAGATTATGGAAATTCACAAGAATGAGCTCAG GGGCCAGTGTGCTGCTTTAGCAGAGCTGAATATGCTCCAAAGGGCTCACAGCCTTGAAACGTATGGCGTCGATCCTCACCCATGCAAG gacTTCACAGGCTCCACTGCCTTTCTTGGGTTCACAGCCACAGGGTTTGTGGTCTTCCAGGGAAACAAGAGGATCCACCTCCTCAAATG GGCTGATGTCAGCAAACTGAAGTTCGAAGGGAAAACCTTTTACGTTATCGGGATTCAAAAAGAG ATCTCCTTAACAGGCAGGATTCACTGTAACAGGATG AAGAAACTGGTGTTGACATTTCACACCTCAACCCCTGCAGCGTGTAAACACTTATGGAAGTGTGGAGTGGAGAACCAGGCCTTTTACAA GTGTGCGAAATCCAGTCAGATAAAGACAGTTTCTAGCAGTAACATCTTCTTCAAAGGCAGCAGGTTCAGATACAG TGGAAGAGTAGCCAAGGAGGTGATAGAAGCCAGCTCCAAAATTCTGAGAGAGCCACCAGAAGTGCGAAG AGCCCAGTTTGGTCAGAGTCGAAGTTATAACTCTCTGAGCCATAAGAATCTCATCATGAACATGGAGCCTCTGGTACCTGCGCTGCCCTCCACCAACGAGTACGAGGAGACGGCGGCGGACAGCG GTGTTGTTGCGGTGAAGGACTCTGTCCCGTTGTCTCCTCTCAAACCTTCAGCTGCACCTACAGATGCAGAGCAACAAAGTCCTGATGGAGGAAACTCTGCTCTGGGCGTCGACCTGCAGCCTCCCCGTGTTTCCATGGAAACCTCAAATCTGCGACCTCAAACACCCAAACCTGAAGACAGATTGGAGGAAGATGACGAGAGCAGTGGCCCACTCACTATTTCTGAGCTCACCTACAG CCCCTGTGCCAGCATGCTTCCCACCCCGGTAGATGACGGTCAGGGAGGGGTCGACTTGCTCTTCTCCTCTCCAGTTCAGAGCCCCGCCAGGCTGCTGAGGGAGCTCCACGCTGACCCCGACATCCAGGCCCAGCTGGAGGCTGAGAGGGAGCGAGACCGGGCCTACGAACGCACCCGCCAGGCTGCAAGAAGTCGAATGAGTGGAGTCCTGACCAGCAGCCTGCGCCTGCTGTCGTCCAATGAGAGAGTCAACGCCTGCGTGCTGAGCATGGCCCGCTTCATTGCTGTGGTGATGGGCGTCCTGCTGGTCACTGTgccgatgctgctgctgctactcgAGTCAGACATCGACGTGTCATTCCTCCACGAGATCCGCCAGACGCCAGAGTTTGAGCAGTTTCACTACGAGTATTACTGCCCGCTGCGGCGCTGGATCCTGTGTAAGATCAGCATGGCCATGGAGAACATCTGGTCTGACTGA
- the frmd3 gene encoding FERM domain-containing protein 3 isoform X3 → MKMLRFRSPSIRSLDQEILCTIRLLDDSEISCSIQRDTKGQFLLDHVCNHYNLLEKDYFGIRYVDPEKQRHWLEPNKPVVRQMKSAQQPYTMCFRVKFYPHEPMKIKEELTRYLLYLQLKRDIYHGRLLCPFAEAAYLGACIIQAELGDYDPEEHPSDYIRDFKLFPKQSLKLERKIMEIHKNELRGQCAALAELNMLQRAHSLETYGVDPHPCKDFTGSTAFLGFTATGFVVFQGNKRIHLLKWADVSKLKFEGKTFYVIGIQKEKKLVLTFHTSTPAACKHLWKCGVENQAFYKCAKSSQIKTVSSSNIFFKGSRFRYSGRVAKEVIEASSKILREPPEVRRAQFGQSRSYNSLSHKNLIMNMEPLVPALPSTNEYEETAADSGVVAVKDSVPLSPLKPSAAPTDAEQQSPDGGNSALGVDLQPPRVSMETSNLRPQTPKPEDRLEEDDESSGPLTISELTYSPCASMLPTPVDDGQGGVDLLFSSPVQSPARLLRELHADPDIQAQLEAERERDRAYERTRQAARSRMSGVLTSSLRLLSSNERVNACVLSMARFIAVVMGVLLVTVPMLLLLLESDIDVSFLHEIRQTPEFEQFHYEYYCPLRRWILCKISMAMENIWSD, encoded by the exons AGAGACACCAAAGGCCAGTTCCTGCTGGACCATGTGTGTAACCACTACAACCTGCTGGAAAAAGACTACTTTGGGATTCGATATGTGGATCCTGAGAAACAAAGG caCTGGCTGGAGCCCAATAAGCCTGTGGTGAGGCAGATGAAGT cagctcagcagccaTACACTATGTGCTTCCGGGTCAAATTTTATCCCCATGAGCCGATGAAAATCAAGGAGGAGCTCACCAG GTATCTCCTGTACCTCCAGTTGAAAAGAGATATCTACCACGGTCGTCTCCTCTGTCCTTTCGCTGAAGCTGCATATCTGGGAGCCTGCATCATACAGG CTGAGCTTGGGGATTACGACCCAGAGGAGCACCCGTCAGACTACATCAGGGACTTTAAACTATTCCCTAAACAGTCCCTCAAACTGGAGAGAAAGATTATGGAAATTCACAAGAATGAGCTCAG GGGCCAGTGTGCTGCTTTAGCAGAGCTGAATATGCTCCAAAGGGCTCACAGCCTTGAAACGTATGGCGTCGATCCTCACCCATGCAAG gacTTCACAGGCTCCACTGCCTTTCTTGGGTTCACAGCCACAGGGTTTGTGGTCTTCCAGGGAAACAAGAGGATCCACCTCCTCAAATG GGCTGATGTCAGCAAACTGAAGTTCGAAGGGAAAACCTTTTACGTTATCGGGATTCAAAAAGAG AAGAAACTGGTGTTGACATTTCACACCTCAACCCCTGCAGCGTGTAAACACTTATGGAAGTGTGGAGTGGAGAACCAGGCCTTTTACAA GTGTGCGAAATCCAGTCAGATAAAGACAGTTTCTAGCAGTAACATCTTCTTCAAAGGCAGCAGGTTCAGATACAG TGGAAGAGTAGCCAAGGAGGTGATAGAAGCCAGCTCCAAAATTCTGAGAGAGCCACCAGAAGTGCGAAG AGCCCAGTTTGGTCAGAGTCGAAGTTATAACTCTCTGAGCCATAAGAATCTCATCATGAACATGGAGCCTCTGGTACCTGCGCTGCCCTCCACCAACGAGTACGAGGAGACGGCGGCGGACAGCG GTGTTGTTGCGGTGAAGGACTCTGTCCCGTTGTCTCCTCTCAAACCTTCAGCTGCACCTACAGATGCAGAGCAACAAAGTCCTGATGGAGGAAACTCTGCTCTGGGCGTCGACCTGCAGCCTCCCCGTGTTTCCATGGAAACCTCAAATCTGCGACCTCAAACACCCAAACCTGAAGACAGATTGGAGGAAGATGACGAGAGCAGTGGCCCACTCACTATTTCTGAGCTCACCTACAG CCCCTGTGCCAGCATGCTTCCCACCCCGGTAGATGACGGTCAGGGAGGGGTCGACTTGCTCTTCTCCTCTCCAGTTCAGAGCCCCGCCAGGCTGCTGAGGGAGCTCCACGCTGACCCCGACATCCAGGCCCAGCTGGAGGCTGAGAGGGAGCGAGACCGGGCCTACGAACGCACCCGCCAGGCTGCAAGAAGTCGAATGAGTGGAGTCCTGACCAGCAGCCTGCGCCTGCTGTCGTCCAATGAGAGAGTCAACGCCTGCGTGCTGAGCATGGCCCGCTTCATTGCTGTGGTGATGGGCGTCCTGCTGGTCACTGTgccgatgctgctgctgctactcgAGTCAGACATCGACGTGTCATTCCTCCACGAGATCCGCCAGACGCCAGAGTTTGAGCAGTTTCACTACGAGTATTACTGCCCGCTGCGGCGCTGGATCCTGTGTAAGATCAGCATGGCCATGGAGAACATCTGGTCTGACTGA